In Melanotaenia boesemani isolate fMelBoe1 chromosome 18, fMelBoe1.pri, whole genome shotgun sequence, the sequence AAAAAAAGGGCCTGATCATTTATCACCATTGTTTGAATAGAAGCATATGCTGTTAGTGTTGGGTAATGTAAAGCCTTGTAATAATAGGGCAGAGTGATCATTTAGATTGTGCCACTCTGCATCTTGCAGCATACTTATTTTCCTCAGCGcatttagaagaaaaatgaCATACATCATAGAAAATGTAACACTCTGCAAAAAAAGGTTGCAGATTATACAGATGATTTATttctacagaaataaaaaatctaatcagAGATAAATCAGCTGTGAAAATGAGGGAAAGACATGTTGTTTTACTCATTACTTTCTCAGACTATTAATTCAGTTTAGGAGCTTGTTAAAATCAAATCCTTAGAGAATAAGCTGACAAATTAAACATATATAGATCTTCTAGCACCGTAATCATATTAAGATAACCTCAGCAGCCTTGGACATCACAACTAATTGATAGCAGTATGTCCTGGTGGACAAGTTACAAGCTTTGTTAGTCCTGGGCTGATTTGATGCAAACAGATTTCAGCAGgcagaaagtttgttttaagtATCCATATGACGGCTAATAATTGATGAGACTTGGCTGAATTTATTCATTAGAATTTTACATTGTAGTGTCAAACAAGATaataaagagggaaaaaaggagTGTGCAAGAAAGCATCCACACCAATAAAGCTTTAACTCTAAATGCTTTTTCCCTAATGATAAATAAACAAGACAGCATAACATAATTCTCATGTACAATGAACAGACCAAAGAACATAATCAAGATAATCAAAAGgacaataaatatatataaaactgatcaaatcaatcaattttatttccagactttgtggagaaatataaaaagaaataggaTGTGGGATAACTTTCAGCTTATTAGGAGCTATTATCACTCATAACTGGCAAATTTGATCATGTAGCATAACAAATCTTTTGGGAAGCTAGATGCAAAGttacagatattttttaattctcactttttaatgactttattaAGAAAGTAGAAGTAGGTGCACACTTTGTTAAACTGTGATACTGGACGTGAGACACGGCTGTGGTTCTGTGTCTGCATATTTGGGCAGCTGATGTGACCAGGATGTGGAAGCTGTGTAGAAGTCATTTGGAACATAAACAAAGCCAGGTCCATATGagaaattcaaatcaaatttacaGAGAATAAAGCAAAGAATGGCAAATGTTCATCTTGGAGTTATTTGTGATTTCTTCTTTACTGAAAGATGACTACATGGATTAAAAAAGGAAGGAACGTCTTAAAATTGTGGCTGTACAAAAATAGTATAAGAAATTTAAATGTAGCAAAACCCCAGTATTGTagacaaagataaaataatagaatcattaaaatgtaaaattaattgacttatttgTTAAAAGTTTTGGTGATCAGTGCTGCAGGCAGCATTTgtttgttcctcttcttcttcttcgccTCTTTGGATATTTTCCAGTTATTAAGGAACTGCCTGGTTATCTCATTAATATCTCTTCCATCAAGACACtctgaaaataaagaatttaacaaagaaaaatgaaaacacacataaaaatgtctctttaaaaatctgtaagtgcaatttaaaatataaacctgttAAGGCAAAGCATTACAGTATAAAAGTTAATAAGGCTTTACCGAGGTTTTTGCACACAATTATCATGTGGTCTCGGTACTTTGGTTTCTTACACACAGGATTTCCACTCAAATCCATTTGAAGAAGCTGCGGCCAGAGACTGAACACATTCTCCAACTCCTGCAAATACATAGAAAAGGAGAAACATCACCTTTAATCTGTTGTTGTTTAACTGCTACTGATGTAAAATACAGTATTGTGTTGCTAATGTTCTCTGTAACTAAACATGAAATAACCAACTTCAGTATGAACAAGCAGGATGCACATTCACAATTTAATCACAaatcagacacaaacacaagaaaaacctTCAAAGACATGGCTTAAGTGAAAGTTAATGTGAAGTACAAGGGCCAATAGAAGGCgcataaacaacacatcagtcTGTTTTAATAAACAGTGTCGCCGGTGTCATGTAACTACAAGTTTTCTCCTGGGGCTCCTCCAGCGAGTTGCCTGGAGTTGTATGTTTATCTAAAGGCACATTAATCCAAGCCTGGAAATATGAATACTCTCTGGACACGCTCTGATTGTTCATTGCCTTCCTGTCTTGGCCAAAGCGCTTCCACTTTTCCAGCTCGAGCTGCAATCAGTTCAGAGGGGACCCCTGAGCACCACGCGCTCCCAGGCTTTGATAAATGATCGTGTCAGGGCCGTCACTCAGAAGGCCCTCACTGAAGAGGAGCCCAGCGCCAAATTGCCCCCCACGCGGGGGAGTGGAGAGCAGCAGGGGCTGGATGCTCGATGAGCTTGGCTGGCTTTCTCACTTGGACTAATGATGGGCCAGTTATGAACCTGTATTTGACCAGAGCTTCGATTCCTCTGTCCTCTCTGCCCTGCGCACAGCTAACAGCCTCTGAAGATGCTCCCCATTTGTCACCCTGGCTGACTGCCTGTCataatctattttaaaaatccatattGTTTCCTCTGGATTCTGACCAAATGGTGCAGAAGAAGGAATTGATCCTTCAGAGAGCTGTCTTTGCTGAATCAATTGTGGCAGACGGGTTGTATAAATTAAAGGGAGATATCTGCTAAAAATGACACATGTACAACAATTACCTGCATCAACCATCTCAAAGGAAAATCATTTGTGTTAAAGAGGGAGGAACTGCAAAGGAGTCAATGATGAAGTGTTTCAAACTGGACGTAAATAAAGCCATCACTCATTTTAGTTCATAAATCAATTTAAACAGGAAAATTTCTGCCTTCACCATCAACTTAAATAAGGAGGTTAGTGAGGATAAATCTAATCTTTGAAACAGATGAATCTTCCATTAAGTGTTACACTGCTGGTTTAGGATATCAAACAGATGATTCtgagacagagaggaaaaccCAGCCTTCtaaggagagagagaaacttgTGCTTGTTTAAAACTGTCAGTGGAAAAGTCTCAGGGGTATGGCTCGCTGATTTGTTGAATAATTCTGACCCCGTGCGCGTCATGTAGACTGGGAACCTCTGGCAGGATTTGCAGGATTTGGTTCTTTACAACCCTGCTCTCCATATCATTTCACACACCACTGCAGAAAGCCACAGAACAATGTTAATGTAAAGCCAACCGGCTAATGGATggcatgttgtttttaatatgccaTGTCATGCATACTTCCTATGATGTGGTAGTATTTACTGTGACCACACAGTAGACACAATAGTCAGTTTCTTGAATGGagtatttaaagtatttttgtctTAAATGAAGACATGCCTACCTCAATATTGTGCAATTTATTATCGGCAGCAGAAAAATGTTGAAGTTCTTTCAGTCCTGACAGGTCGTTGATATCATCaatgttgttgttattaatatTCAGGACACAAAGAGATTCCTGTGCAAATAAttcatataaatgaaaaaagagaagTTCATGTTACAGTCAGTCATCACAGAATATTACAAATATGATAAAAGACACATGTTTTCATGGTGAAATTCAAcaaatgctagacctcatggtTATTCATATTTctgatataaaaacaaagctaatCAACATGATTTTATCTATACAGTCATATCTGGCAGAGCTTTCCTTTATGATAACTTCTTAAAGAAAGCATATGTATCAACAATTTATAGATGTTTGCTTGTAATCCAGTTAAATTACACATCTGAATGTGAAGCACTGGGAAAACACATCCTAATCATTCTGGTGTATGGCACGGTGCTGGTGGTAAATATGCATGTGGGGCTTTAAGTACTATAATGgtacatttacaaaaaagctGGAAATCTTTAAATTTGCACagcaatttatttaatttattcaaataaacatGGAGCTGAAGCTTTTGGTGTGTTTACCCATAGACTAGTcagtaaacaaagtaaacagaCCAAACTGATTTGTCAGACCACAGAAAGCAACAGAGGTCTCTTTGATGTCATCAAACCCTGCACAATACGGCTTTTACATTAATCATACATGTCAGCTAGTACGCCACACACATCTTTGTttgagaaaatagaaaaataggcTTTTCTTTGAGTTTTTGGCCTCTTAAAATCACAtcgtaaataaatgaatgaaggtCAAATTGCTCAGGTGTGTGGAaggttattattttattttgctattTCTATACTGAACAGTGTGAAAATATAGGTCATACTGTGAGTGAGAGGAGAGTCCTGGAGTCAAAGCACAACTTCTCTCCTGGTGGCAACCTTTGATTCTCCAGATGAAGTTCCTTGAGCTCATGGAGCTGCTCCAAACCCTCCACCATTGCAATCCTGTTTCCACCCAAGAAcctacaaagcaaaaaaaacaaaaaacaaaacacaaaaacattcacatttacCTCAAACATCAAAACATTAACACAGCACAAGATTGCTTAAAGTGGTTTACTTACAGTTTGGAGAGTTTCTGCAAGTTGTACAGATTTTCTATATGAGTAATGTTGTTCCATTGCAAGTACAGATGGGTGATGTTGGAGGCAAAGCCAAGGTTGGAAATTTCTGTGATTTGATTATCAAGCAGGTATAGAACAGCAAGTTTTCTGCACATGGAAATATCTCCCTAGAAATTAAgattaaaattgattttattaacaagaGTAGTGAGaaacaaacata encodes:
- the ppp1r42 gene encoding protein phosphatase 1 regulatory subunit 42 translates to MVQLTVDLISKSRKHFKKKKGISLTQYLKTLTHLHFSSSNIESIGDISMCRKLAVLYLLDNQITEISNLGFASNITHLYLQWNNITHIENLYNLQKLSKLFLGGNRIAMVEGLEQLHELKELHLENQRLPPGEKLCFDSRTLLSLTESLCVLNINNNNIDDINDLSGLKELQHFSAADNKLHNIEELENVFSLWPQLLQMDLSGNPVCKKPKYRDHMIIVCKNLECLDGRDINEITRQFLNNWKISKEAKKKKRNKQMLPAALITKTFNK